The DNA segment GTGAAAAAGGTTTGGTGACATAGTCATCGACACCAACTTCAAAGCCTTTCACCTTATCATCTTCATCAGATCGTGCGGTTAGCATAATGATAGGTATCTTTTTGGTATAGTCTTGCTGCTTTATCTCGCGTGCAATTTTAAGACCACTGCCACCTGGCAGCATCCAATCTAATAGAACTAAATCTGGAAGTGGATCAACCAACAATGCTTTTGCTTGCTCATAGTCTGCCGCTTCAATTGCATTAAAACCATTTTGCTCAAGTACAAATGTGATCATTTCCCTAATTGGGGCTTCGTCTTCTACTACCAAAATTTGTCGGCTCATAGCGTTTCCTGACAAATGCTAAATAACGTGTTAACTATCATGCCTTACTTAGATGACAGTTTTATGACAGTGTTCAAATTCATATCATTGTTGATACGATTTTAATTATAGAAGTTTACTAAAGGTTTGTAATCAAATAAAAAATTATCAATGAGGTACAAACTTATTGCCACCCTTGGCAGTTTGCATTCCTTCATCCATGAGTGAGCCAACTTTTGTGCCATCCCTGGCAAGTTGGCATTCCTTCATCCATGAGTGAGCCAACTTTAGTGCCATCCCTGGCAAGTTGGCATTCCTTCATCCATGAAGTAAACAATTAAGTGGCTTTATAAGTAGGATGTTTAGATATTAGAATTTATATTCAATACCTGTTGATAAATAACTTTCGTCTTCATCACCAGTTACACCTTCATCTAAATCAAATGCGGTGTAAAATGCAAAAACTTTTGCATTTTTAGCTAGGGCGTAATCAACACCAGCAGTAAATGCTGTTTTTTCTGCTTCATCACCAAAATCTTCTTCTGATGTTTGTACTTGACCTTTTAACGTAAAGTCTTTGTTTAGCTTATACGCTGCTGATACTAAGAAGCCAGTAGTTTCATCACCGGTTGCCACAACTTCTTGAGAGTGAGCAATAAAACCAAGCTTGAATGCACCCAATTTGGTTGCAACATTTAAACGCATTGCATCTTCACCGTCTACTTCACTGTCTAATGCCACAGAAGCAAACCAGTTTGACTTTTTCAGTCCTGCGTCACCGTAAAATACTGCAGTAGAAATACCCGCTTCACCGCCTTGGTCATCATCACCTTCAGCTACATAAGTAACACCTGCATAGAAATCACCAAACTTTGGAGAAACATACGTTACTGACTCACCCATACGGTTTTCACCTGCCCAAAGGTTTTTAATATCGCCTTCGTAATCACTGAATAAATCAATTTTACCCTGTGATTGCTTTAACATAGTGTCGTTACGACCGAGTAAAACAGTACCAAAATTGCCTTTTAAGCCAATGTACTGGTTACGACCTTTGATGTTATCTTTATCATCAGAATCGTCTGCCATTTCAAGTTGAACTTCGGCTTTATAAACAACTGATAATGAGTCGTTAACTTTAAGATCGCCAGTTACACCTAAACGAGAAGCGTTTGATTTAACTTCTGTTTGAGATTCACCACCTTCGTCTGAATACTGCAAACCAACGTTCGCTTTACCATAAAAATTAATTTCGTCAGACGCCATTGCTGGTGCTGCGAATGTAGCGGCTATTGTTAAAGCCATTGTAGTTTTAACTAAGTTCATAGGTTTACCCTGTTTAAATATCATTAAGTTTTGTAATTGTGGCTATAATGGCAGGTGAATATTACACTTTTATTACACATTGTAATAATATTTAAATTTAATTAATTACAGCAATGTAATAAAAACGTCACATAGCTCTTTTAAGATGGCTTCATCAAATTTAAACCTTAACTTAAATAACTAAAACTCTTTGGAGAGATAGATGAAACTTAAAAGCATATTAACTGGTGTAAGTATTGCGGTAGCAACATTTACAAGCCAAAACGCTTTAGCAGTAGACAGTGACTTACCAGAATATACAAAAACAAGTGGTGTATCAGGTAACTTGTCTTCAGTAGGCTCTGACACTTTAGCAAACATGATGACGTTCTGGGCTGAAGAATTTAAACGCACTTACCCAAGTGTAAATATTCAAATTCAAGCGGCAGGCTCTTCAACAGCGCCACCGGCATTAACCGAGTCTACATCAGGTTTAGGACCAATGAGTCGTAAAATGAAATCGAAAGAAATCCAATCTTTCGAGAAAAAGTTTGGTTACAAGCCTACTCCAGTGCGTGTTGCTATTGATGCCTTAGCGGTATTTGTTCACAAAGATAACCCAATAAAAGGACTAAGCATTCAACAAGTTGATGCAATTTTCTCTAGTAACAGAAAATGCCGAGGCGAAATTGATGTTGATCGTTGGGGCGCTTTAGGTTTAACCGGTGATTGGACAGGTAAAGATATACAATTATATGGACGCAACTCCGTATCTGGCACTTACGGTTACTTCAAAGAAAAAGCGCTTTGTAAAGGTGACTTTAAAAATACAGTAAATGAGCAGCCGGGTTCAGCATCTGTTGTACAATCAGTTTCTGCATCATTAAACGGTATTGGTTACTCTGGCATTGGCTACAAAACCTCAGGTGTTCATGCACTACCATTAAGTAAGAAGGGAAATAAATACGTAGAAGCAAATATGGCTAATGCGATTTCAGGCGATTACCCTCTTTCTCGTTACTTATACGTGTATGTTAATAAACACCCAAACAAACCATTAGCGCCAAAAGAAGCTGAATTCTTAAAAATGGTGTTATCAAAGTCTGGTCAAAAGATTGTTGAAAAAGATGGTTACATTCCACTACCTTCATCAGTGGTAAACAAAGAACTTAAAAAATTAGGTCTTAGTTTCTAAAATTCATTTCGTAAAATACCAAAAAGCCCCGCTGAAAAGTTTTCAGCGGGGCTTTTGTATATTTTATAGTTATACGTTTATATCAACCATTAGATCATCGGAAATCCCTTCCAACGCTTCAACTAAATTATC comes from the Thalassotalea nanhaiensis genome and includes:
- a CDS encoding porin — its product is MNLVKTTMALTIAATFAAPAMASDEINFYGKANVGLQYSDEGGESQTEVKSNASRLGVTGDLKVNDSLSVVYKAEVQLEMADDSDDKDNIKGRNQYIGLKGNFGTVLLGRNDTMLKQSQGKIDLFSDYEGDIKNLWAGENRMGESVTYVSPKFGDFYAGVTYVAEGDDDQGGEAGISTAVFYGDAGLKKSNWFASVALDSEVDGEDAMRLNVATKLGAFKLGFIAHSQEVVATGDETTGFLVSAAYKLNKDFTLKGQVQTSEEDFGDEAEKTAFTAGVDYALAKNAKVFAFYTAFDLDEGVTGDEDESYLSTGIEYKF
- a CDS encoding PstS family phosphate ABC transporter substrate-binding protein, with translation MKLKSILTGVSIAVATFTSQNALAVDSDLPEYTKTSGVSGNLSSVGSDTLANMMTFWAEEFKRTYPSVNIQIQAAGSSTAPPALTESTSGLGPMSRKMKSKEIQSFEKKFGYKPTPVRVAIDALAVFVHKDNPIKGLSIQQVDAIFSSNRKCRGEIDVDRWGALGLTGDWTGKDIQLYGRNSVSGTYGYFKEKALCKGDFKNTVNEQPGSASVVQSVSASLNGIGYSGIGYKTSGVHALPLSKKGNKYVEANMANAISGDYPLSRYLYVYVNKHPNKPLAPKEAEFLKMVLSKSGQKIVEKDGYIPLPSSVVNKELKKLGLSF